A part of Drosophila bipectinata strain 14024-0381.07 chromosome 3L, DbipHiC1v2, whole genome shotgun sequence genomic DNA contains:
- the Dab gene encoding protein disabled isoform X2, which translates to MQTLRKKTSPCKYRNDPGRFFGDGVQFKAKLIGILEVGEARGDRMCQEALQDLKMAIRAAGEHKQRITIHVTIDGLRLRDEKTGDSLYHHPVHKISFIAQDMTDSRAFGYIFGSPDSGHRFFGIKTDKAASQVVLAMRDLFQVVFELKKKEIEMARQQIQGKSLHDHASQLASLSSLKSAGLGGVGLGLGGHGDLASGVSSGGHALTLLGGSLNSASNGTSRLGVTLDVAKASGSAAKEISPESVADLVDLEQELTSLQRGISQMERITPNDPASSGHPTLAKSASEDDPFGDSFIYVPSYNILPPPPDSGRNRHKPNKTPETAASLDAMLSPAPGASSSQSPAAQVVDNDDDNWLQELEQQNDVFDTTKVGTAAGLGSIMTMAPLASSESTATPTQQLTEMGGSGTLGDLDIGLGSGSVLGQALSSEDQAATVLSLDAFTDLDPLGTGRTRPYVDKKYFFQELKNPPKKLLKELSSGSQAGLGLGQSMGQPDGFFPEDSTTISTTTTTTTATNITAGNSLGAQNSVNSLTTTASTAASLGQLLSSVSVSSAPISFPAPAPTPAPASTSISHAISTSAELKLLLGQVTNPPNPTGHYYTAEPPTLTSLEDPHGHVQAADPVLLPRDTDPFSPTRKKSDPDPFQEGDLFAKLDAFEFEAPPSVPAPSVPTDAKPNVFNGPLQVQLPPEKELELQQPPAAAISSSTVRNRPLAAVSALPSGGPLDVISSISNKKMPHLFGQSRAFGKSSDIGSSVNMRRLQESDSLSETEAAPEPPPRPDSAPYSEPPPLPPKKQFSDLVIRPTPAIPTPQQAAGRYEYLNSSSQVRRTPSSSADAPPIPLPSRRVGRSDGNFPGPGRPRKPGHTEDDYLAPLGGPPPLLPPPSQGSSVRSRPQRQASLGRPQDIYENKAEILQAQAQAQVQGQVLESSAPLAPDITLTQLLTLGMDELAVKLNVPASKLSTMTLVQLTAYLSEYLSSEKSQVSSQPERRSSPANPPPPAAPPSTAAVFKVNFDQQTSFVAKFDDTFGEDEVLPASSSDSTFVANFANFNDAPVPTPMPGAGALSAPIVPPADRYAVFREIIDQELQQQQQETDLMGDLTPPPVDESLIKEAPECLEVTSVAPELPIDALEVAPAPKIDTKITEVVAQAKDRYAALRDIILVENLFDKPSPPVASAQPEKDLLQDFPEFSDEFNEDHDLRQIMDHQDHGHSQVRDRRGLVDSRGFPAEPSSSALTVDDDDEDEDADAAGESSLDSNEKDAEPVSGQDQYEKLSTSTQQLDTAAPVLEDLPQPPPQPQSLTPKQDQKFLSVLTGPPGAGTKDDIEIDELMHRAISNLSLDSRERVSPATSSAAPSRGAPGLHTPSQFNDVSTSPIPLQKPVLGGGPSPVPSQLSAVSQLIDTATKQIGDRDREKQSAQSWATFDSPKNKGKARLTLPPPPPPASNTSQPDTVESPCSSDPRDDGWSKQQRRWAKKERQQTSSSSRDLSPWDDETPEYLKRRQLAAAQMAHPHQPPMQPPPDRHGYYMRHARRMNSCDEDYDYDAEFMARRDQQQQQQQRKFKHGLSRSRDNFDLDSPSWYHHPAHHTWSPQEIEQARARSFERASYERSSYGPPPPIYDKRGQLRSKYRSDHRDRDRERERERDRDREYRDYARPSYDFDYENVYEERGGRSPMAYKPGRGGADYMYDRERDRDRDRKSFDRESLESYESANRRRRSFGSGNDVYGSLDSREDYRGERDRDRERDREQMKTRSLRKPTTTSGKLRISGDIDYEQDSEQDFQQRPGVRSLQRPSQLGGDVVLPSSAAGGSQRLRKSSGSSPWDGEEPTLPGQKSWKRPASAAETERRLAESRRAAALGQTPSDGEKERRFRKKTRARSAKDLANMGTNPGSAVPPSRYGRPGMRDNYDYMGPPGQRNDEVDDEDDDDDEDYVDDEPPTDEDKFERLNRRRHEMHQRMMESERRHMERHQPPPALGKLPGQNRNRGGVGVVNSDYGFVDSYEQTPTPTPRSNASSTGPGGMMMSGGESSAGVTSSKFNFDDGFESDFNQSSPPPAPAGTASSCTSTPAGQVSGSGNNGGSKSLFRFSNDFSDREKREQFEADTPPTSTPPITQKLRFDDNVKVSQFDDAAFEDDFAKASFDFEKEQVTAGGAGGAMSRKQNMRTSKLQQRQELIKKSESVNIFAKKQEDPFEDDEFFRSPDQEQSKEHLEELPESGGGGGGKFQWGEEANFAKFDENM; encoded by the exons ATGCAAACGCTGCGCAAGAAAACGAGTCCTTGTAAAT ATCGCAATGATCCGGGACGATTTTTCGGCGATGGCGTTCAGTTCAAGGCCAAGCTCATCGGCATTCTGGAGGTGGGCGAGGCGCGAGGCGATAGGATGTGCCAGGAGGCGTTGCAGGACCTCAAGATGGCCATACGGGCTGCCGGCGAACACAAGCAGAGGATAACCATTCATGTGACCATCGATGGACTGAGGTTGAGGGATGAGAAGACGGGCGACTCCTTGTACCATCATCCCGTCCACAAGATCTCGTTCATTGCCCAGGACATGACCGATTCCAGGGCGTTCGGGTACATCTTTGGGTCACCGGACAGCGGCCATCGGTTCTTCGGCATCAAGACGGACAAGGCGGCCAGCCAGGTGGTGCTGGCGATGCGTGACCTCTTCCAGGTGGTCTTCGAGCTGAAGAAGAAGGAGATCGAGATGGCGCGCCAGCAGATCCAGGGGAAATCCCTGCACGATCACGCCAGCCAGCTGGCCTCCCTGTCCTCGCTGAAGTCCGCCGGCCTGGGCGGCGTCGGTCTGGGTCTTGGCGGGCATGGCGACCTGGCCAGCGGTGTATCTAGTGGCGGGCATGCACTCACCTTGCTGGGAGGCAGCCTCAACTCGGCCTCCAATGGAACTAGCCGGCTGGGAGTGACTCTCGACGTGGCCAAGGCATCGGGATCGGCGGCCAAAGAA ATCTCCCCCGAGTCCGTGGCCGATTTGGTGGACCTGGAGCAGGAGCTCACCTCCCTGCAGCGGGGCATCAGCCAAATGGAGCGCATTACTCCCAATGACCCCGCTTCCAGCGGTCATCCCACTTTGGCCAAATCCGCCAGCGAAGACGATCCCTTCGGGGACTCTTTCATCTACGTGCCCTCGTACAACATCCTGCCACCGCCGCCCGACTCCGGACGCAATCGCCACAAGCCAAATAAGACCCCAGAGACGGCGGCCAGCCTGGATGCGATGCTATCGCCGGCTCCAGGTGCCAGCAGTTCCCAGTCGCCGGCAGCCCAGGTGGTGGACAACGACGATGACAACTGGCTGCAGGAACTGGAGCAGCAGAACGACGTCTTCGACACCACCAAAGTGGGCACCGCCGCCGGACTAGGCTCTATTATGACCATGGCACCCCTGGCATCCAGCGAATCCACAGCCACGCCGACCCAGCAACTAACAGAGATGGGAGGATCTGGAACGCTGGGAGATCTGGATATTGGTTTGGGATCAGGCTCCGTTCTGGGCCAGGCATTGAGCAGCGAAGATCAGGCCGCCACAGTGTTGTCGCTGG ATGCGTTCACGGATCTGGATCCGCTGGGCACGGGACGCACCAGGCCGTATGTGGATAAGAAGTACTTCTTCCAAGAGCTCAAGAATCCGCCCAAGAAACTGCTCAAGGAGCTCAGCTCCGGCAGCCAGGCGGGTCTCGGTCTGGGCCAGTCCATGGGCCAGCCGGACGGCTTCTTTCCGGAGGACAGCACCACCATCTccaccacaaccaccaccaccacagctACTAACATCACCGCAG GCAACTCGCTGGGGGCCCAGAACTCGGTTAACTCACTAACCACCACCGCTAGCACCGCCGCCAGTCTCGGCCAGCTTCTGTcctccgtctccgtctcctCAGCTCCCATTTCCTTCCCTGCTCCCGCTCCCACTCCCGCTCCCGCCTCCACTTCCATTTCCCATGCAATCTCCACCAGCGCTGAGCTGAAACTGCTGCTCGGCCAAGTCACTAATCCGCCTAATCCCACCGGCCACTATTATACCGCAGAACCACCTACGCTGACTTCCCTGGAGGATCCCCATGGCCATGTCCAGGCGGCCGATCCGGTTCTGCTGCCCCGCGACACGGATCCGTTCTCCCCGACGCGCAAGAAGAGTGATCCGGACCCCTTCCAGGAGGGCGACCTCTTCGCCAAGCTGGACGCCTTTGAGTTTGAGGCTCCGCCGTCAGTGCCGGCTCCTTCGGTCCCCACGGACGCCAAGCCGAACGTCTTCAACGGGCCGCTCCAGGTGCAGTTGCCGCCGGAGAAAGAGCTCGAGCTCCAGCAGCCACCGGCAGCGGCCATATCCTCCAGCACGGTGAGGAATCGTCCCTTGGCCGCGGTGTCAGCTCTGCCCAGTGGCGGACCCCTGGACGTGATCTCCAGTATTAGCAACAAGAAGATGCCGCATCTGTTTGGCCAGTCGCGGGCCTTTGGCAAGTCCTCCGACATCGGATCGAGTGTCAATATGCGGCGTCTGCAGGAGAGCGACTCCTTGAGCGAGACAGAGGCAGCTCCTGAGCCGCCACCGCGTCCGGACTCGGCTCCGTACTCCGaaccgccgccgctgccgccgaaGAAGCAGTTCAGCGACCTGGTCATTCGTCCCACGCCCGCCATTCCAACTCCCCAGCAAGCGGCTGGAAGGTACGAGTACCtgaacagcagcagccaagTGAGGAGAACTCCATCCTCGTCCGCGGATGCACCGCCCATTCCATTGCCATCGCGTCGCGTGGGTCGTTCCGATGGCAATTTCCCGGGTCCGGGAAGACCCCGAAAGCCGGGACACACCGAGGATGACTACCTAGCGCCGCTGGGAGGACCACCGCCTCTGCTTCCGCCGCCCAGCCAGGGATCCTCGGTCAGGTCGAGACCCCAGAGACAGGCTTCGTTGGGCAGGCCGCAAGATATCTACGAGAACAAGGCGGAGATCCTGCAGGCCCAAGCTCAGGCCCAGGTGCAGGGTCAAGTCCTGGAGAGCAGCGCCCCCCTGGCACCCGACATCACCCTCACCCAGCTCCTCACCCTGGGCATGGACGAGTTGGCCGTCAAGCTGAATGTTCCCGCCAGCAAGCTGAGCACCATGACCCTGGTCCAACTTACTGCCTACCTCTCGGAGTATCTGTCCAGCGAGAAGAGCCAGGTCAGCAGCCAACCAGAGCGGAGATCTTCGCCAGCCAATCCTCCACCGCCAGCCGCTCCGCCCTCCACGGCCGCCGTTTTCAAAGTCAACTTCGATCAGCAAACCTCCTTTGTGGCCAAGTTCGATGACACCTTTGGCGAGGACGAGGTGCTTCCCGCTTCCAGTTCGGACTCCACTTTCGTGGCCAACTTTGCCAACTTCAACGACGCACCCGTTCCCACTCCTATGCCGGGAGCAGGAGCATTATCAGCTCCCATTGTGCCGCCAGCGGATCGGTATGCAGTCTTCCGCGAGATCATCGACCAGgagctccagcagcagcagcaggaaacAGACCTAATGGGCGACCTAACTCCCCCGCCAGTGGACGAGAGTCTGATTAAGGAAGCACCAGAGTGCTTGGAGGTGACCAGCGTTGCCCCAGAGCTGCCAATCGATGCCCTGGAGGTCGCTCCGGCTCCCAAGATCGACACGAAAATTACGGAAGTAGTGGCCCAGGCCAAGGATCGGTACGCCGCCTTGAGGGACATCATCCTGGTGGAGAACCTCTTCGACAAGCCTTCACCACCAGTGGCTTCTGCTCAGCCCGAGAAGGACCTGCTGCAGGACTTTCCAGAGTTCAGCGATGAGTTCAACGAGGACCACGATCTGCGCCAGATAATGGACCATCAGGATCACGGGCATAGCCAAGTTAGGGATCGACGGGGTCTGGTAGATAGCAGAGGCTTTCCCGCTGAaccctcctcctccgcccTGACTgtggacgacgacgacgaggacgaaGATGCCGACGCGGCCGGGGAGAGTAGTCTGGACAGCAATGAGAAGGATGCTGAGCCGGTGAGCGGCCAGGATCAGTACGAGAAGCTGTCCACTTCCACGCAACAGCTGGACACCGCTGCTCCTGTTTTGGAGGATCTGCCCCAGCCGCCTCCTCAGCCTCAGTCGTTGACCCCCAAGCAGGATCAGAAATTCTTGTCGGTCCTAACAGGTCCCCCTGGGGCCGGAACCAAGGACGACATCGAAATCGACGAGCTGATGCATCGGGCCATATCGAATCTCTCCCTGGACTCTAGGGAGCGCGTGTCACCGGCCACATCCTCGGCGGCTCCATCGCGCGGAGCTCCCGGCCTGCACACTCCCTCGCAGTTCAACGATGTCAGCACCTCACCCATTCCCCTCCAGAAGCCGGTCCTGGGCGGCGGTCCTTCGCCGGTGCCCTCCCAGCTATCGGCCGTCTCCCAGCTCATCGACACGGCCACCAAGCAAATAGGGGATCGGGATCGGGAGAAGCAGTCCGCCCAGTCCTGGGCCACCTTCGACTCGCCCAAGAACAAGGGCAAGGCCCGGCTTACTCTTCCACCCCCGCCACCTCCCGCTTCGAACACTTCCCAGCCAGACACGGTGGAGTCGCCCTGCAGCTCCGATCCTCGGGACGATGGTTGGTCTAAGCAGCAGCGCCGTTGGGCGAAGAAAGAGCGCCAGCAGACGTCCTCCTCGTCACGTGATCTCAGTCCCTGGGACGACGAGACCCCCGAGTATCTGAAGCGACGCCAATTGGCCGCCGCCCAAATGGCCCATCCTCACCAGCCGCCGATGCAGCCACCGCCAGATCGGCATGGCTACTACATGCGGCACGCCAGGAGGATGAACTCCTGCGACGAGGATTACGA CTACGATGCGGAGTTCATGGCTCGTCGggatcagcagcagcagcaacagcaaaggAAGTTCAAGCATGGACTCTCTCGCAGCAGGGATAACTTCGATCTAG ATTCCCCCAGCTGGTATCACCATCCGGCTCATCATACCTGGTCGCCGCAGGAGATCGAGCAGGCTAGGGCCAGGTCCTTCGAGAGGGCTTCCTATGAACGTTCCAGCTATGGACCACCGCCGCCCATCTACGACAAACGCGGTCAGCTGAGGAGCAAGTACCGCAGCGACCACCGGGACAGGGATCGGGAGCGTGAGAGGGAACGGGACAGGGACCGGGAGTACCGGGACTACGCTCGTCCCAGCTACGATTTCGACTACGAAAACGTGTACGAGGAGCGCGGCGGACGTTCGCCCATGGCCTACAAGCCCGGAAGAGGTGGTGCCGACTACATGTACGACCGGGAAAGGGATCGGGACCGTGACCGCAAGTCCTTCGATCGCGAGAGCCTGGAATCCTACGAGAGCGCCAATCGACGGCGTCGCAGCTTTGGCAGCGGCAACGATGTCTACGGGAGCTTGGACAGCCGCGAAGACTACCGCGGGGAGAGGGACAGGGATCGGGAGCGGGATCGCGAACAGATGAAGACGCGGTCCCTGCGGAAGCCCACGACCACGTCGGGAAAGCTGCGCATTAGCGGTGACATAGACTACGAGCAGGATTCGGAGCAGGACTTCCAGCAGCGGCCAGGTGTCCGGAGTCTGCAGCGGCCCAGCCAGTTGGGAGGGGATGTGGTACTGCCCTCCAGTGCTGCTGGTGGCTCACAGAGACTGCGGAAGAGCAGCGGTTCCAGTCCATGGGATGGAGAGG AACCTACTTTGCCGGGCCAGAAATCCTGGAAGCGTCCAGCCAGTGCTGCGGAAACGGAGAGGCGCCTGGCCGAAAGTCGTCGGGCGGCAGCTTTGGGACAAACTCCCTCAGACGGTGAAAAGGAGCGAAG ATTCCGCAAGAAGACACGTGCCCGCAGTGCCAAGGATTTGGCCAATATGGGCACCAATCCCGGCTCGGCTGTGCCACCTTCCCGCTACGGTCGTCCTGGTATGAGGGATAACTATGACTATATGGGTCCACCCGGCCAGCGGAACGACGAAGTGGACGACGAAGAtgatgacgacgacgaggacTACGTGGACGATGAGCCGCCTACGGATGAGGACAAGTTCGAGAGGCTGAATCGCAGAAGGCACGAGATGCATCAGCGGATGATGGAGAGCGAGCGACGGCACATGGAACGGCATCAGCCACCGCCGGCGCTGGGCAAGTTACCGGGTCAGAACCGGAACCGTGGCGGCGTAGGTGTCGTCAACAGCGATTACGGATTTGTGGACAGCTACGAGCAGACACCTACTCCGACACCGCGCTCCAATGCCAGCAGTACGGGTCCCGGGGGCATGATGATGAGCGGCGGTGAATCCTCTGCCGGGGTGACCAGTTCCAAGTTTAATTTCGACGACGGTTTTGAGTCCGACTTCAATCAGAGCTCACCGCCTCCAGCTCCGGCAGGCACTGCATCCAGCTGCACCTCCACGCCAGCTGGCCAGGTCTCCGGCAGTGGCAACAACGGCGGATCCAAGAGCCTGTTCCGTTTCTCCAACGACTTCTCGGATCGCGAGAAGCGGGAGCAGTTTGAAGCGGACACGCCACCAACTTCAACTCCTCCGATCACCCAGAAACTACGCTTTGATGACAATGTCAAGGTCTCCCAGTTCGATGACGCCGCCTTCGAGGATGACTTCGCCAAGGCCTCCTTTGACTTCGAGAAGGAACAGGTCACGgctggaggagctggaggagccATGAGCCGAAAGCAGAATATGCGAACCAGCAAGCTGCAGCAGCGCCAGGAGCTCATTAAGAAGTCGGAGTCTGTgaatatttttgccaaaaagcaAGAAGATCCCTTCGAGGACGACGAGTTCTTCCGGTCGCCGGACCAGGAGCAGTCCAAGGAGCACCTCGAAGAGCTGCCGGAGTCCGGGGGCGGAGGCGGTGGCAAGTTCCAGTGGGGCGAGGAGGCGAACTTTGCCAAGTTCGATGAAAACATGTGA